The Granulicella sp. 5B5 nucleotide sequence AAATAGAAGTGTCAGTCGATCCAGTCATGTACCCACGTACCACAAATTCGATCGGAAGTACTTTGCACTTTCTCGCCAGAAGAGCATTTGCGTGTGGGCTAGAAATCACGTGGTTCTTGACAATATGCCGTGTCTGATCAAACCAGTAGAGCGATGTACGATTAAGCACTTGCCCTTTATAAGGAACCAGCCCGAGCATTCGGTCAAATCCACTCTGCCTATCTGTCGTAATCAAAAGCAGACGCCCATCACCTAAATCATATGTATCCCTCACTTTTCCAGAATACCTAGTGGAGGTTATTACTGATTCCAGGGCCGTTCCCTGCAAGCAGTGAGGAATAGCTGATATTAGTTCTTGTCGAGTCACTCTAATCCATCCTTAACCGAATTACTCAAACCGCACGCCGCCAGTTCCCTCATTCACTCGGCCTAACTCCCATACTTTAAGTTTAGGGAATGGCCTCAACACTGATGTGATATCACCAAGCAAACCATGAGGAGCTATCAATACAAGGCCAACTCCCATATTAAAGGTGCGGTACATTTCCGAATCCTCAACCTGTCCAAGTTGCTGCATCCAAGAGAAAACCGGTTGTGGTGTCCAGGTCGCGCGATCCACCGTACAGTACAACCCTTCGCGAATGATGCGCGGGATATTTTCGACCAGGCCGCCACCTGTAATATGGGCCATGCCTCTTATAGGTAGACCTGCATCTAAAAGAGCACGAACCGGTGCGACATAGTTAATGTGTGGCTCTAATAAGGCATCAGCAATAGATACACCAGCAAGCTCTACCGGCTTATCATCGATAGCGTGCTGCGCTAAATCGAATACTAATTTTCGAGCAAGAGAGAATCCGTTCGTGTGCAACCCGCTTGAGTTAATCGCATACAGCACATCGCCTGCGCAAATATCTGCGCCGTCAATCAGTTTTTTACGGTCGACAATGCCAGTTACAAATCCTACGACATCTAACTCATCGGGAGCGTAAACTGAAGGCATCTCCGCCGTCTCGCCTCCCACCAAAGCAATACCAGCATCTGCACACGCGTCGCTCATACCTCGTATGAGGGACTCTACAATCTCTGGTTCTACCTTATGTAATCCCAAATAATCTAAAAATGTAAGTGGCCGTGCACCCATAACAGCGATATCGCCTGCAACAGCTGCAACTAAATCTTGCCCCAATGCTTCATAGCGCCCGGCCATCACCGTCACCTTGGTTTTCGTTCCGACCCCATCAGTACTTTGAACCATTACTGGTTCCTCAATATCGGCAAGAGCGTCACGCAGGCTGAACAGCGCACCAAACGAGCCAAGCCCTGTTAATACCGCTTGTGAGTGCGTTTTTTTTACGTGTGATTTCATTCGCCGCACTGCTTCGTTGCCAGCTTCAATATCTACGCCTGCCGACCTATAATCGACCTTTAGTGTCAATTGCTCACCTCTTACCCAATCCATTTTCGAGCGTTATCAAAAATACGTTGCCAGGGGCTGTGTTTCACTTTCCGTGTCCACGTGTGCTGAACACCAAGTGCTATTCGCTCCGGATGTGGCATCAAAATAAGGGCGCGACCGTCGGCACTAGTTACGCCTGCCACACCTGCAACAGAGCCATTTGGATTTAGCGGATAACGTTCCGTTACAACTCCCGAGTTGTCGATATAGCGAATGCCAACCTGGGCGTTCTCGCTAATGGCATCCACATAACCCTCACCGTGTGCAACGATGATAGGAACCCTTGCACCTTTCATGCCGTCTAGAAATAGTGAGGTTGACTGCTGAACTTCTACCATGCAGAGTCTCGCTTCAAAACGAGAGGATACGTTACGTCCAAATCTGGGCCATGATTCCGCCCCTGGGATGATAGAACTCAGTTGGGACATCATTTGGCAGCCGTTACACACACCTAAAGAGAACGTATTGCCTCGCATAAAAAAATCAGCGAACATCGTCTTTAGCCGTTCATTGAAGAGTATGGTCTTCGCCCAACCACTACCTGCACCAAGTACATCACCATAGGAGAACCCCCCACAGGCGGCCAATCCAACAAAATCATTCAGTCGATAGCGACCCTCGATGAGGTCGCTCATATGAACATCAATCGCTGTGAATCCGGCGCGATCAAAAGCCGCCGCCATCTCGACCTGCCCATTGACTCCTTGCTCTCGAAGGATTGCCACATGCGGACGTCCAAAGTGAATGAAGGGTGCGCAAACGCGCTCCGAAAGATCGAAGGGAGCTGTCAACGAAAGCCCCGGCCGGTTTGCGTCACCCAATAGAGCAAACTCCTGAGCGGCACACTTAGGATTGTCACGTAAATTAGCGATATGAAAACTCGTCTCAGACCATAACTTCTGTAATTTCGAAAGGGCTTCAGTGTAGAGCTTCTGATCCTTTCCTTCTTTCTCTCGATCTATCGAAATAGAAATATTATCAGTGCTAACAACACGCGCAACACAGGAAACTCTCAGACCCGCTTCCCTGAGCTCGTTCTCGATGTCATCCCGATCTGAGTTGCGGACTTGCACAACCGCCCCCAACTCTTCGCTAAATAAGTTTGGAACCACATCATCTGGTACAAAGATCTCCAGCCCCATTTGCCCAGCAAATGCCATCTCCAGCAAAGTCACTAACAGGCCCCCATCACTACGATCATGATAGGCAAGGAGCCTTCCTTCTCGATTTAGCCGCTGCAAACGATCAAAGAAGCTCTTCAACATGGAAGGGTTTGGGGCATCAGGGCATTCACCGCCAACCTGCCCATAGACCTGGGCGAGGCACGACCCACCTAATCTGTTTCGACCTTCTCCAAGGTCAATCAGGAGCAATGCGCTCTCAATAGGCTCTAACACAGGTGTCAGCGTTTTAGTTACGTCGCTTACTGGCGCAAAACCGCTAACTACAAGGGACAAGGGCGATATCACTTGCTTATGCGCGCCGCCCTCTTGCCAACGCATCCGCATCGACATCGAGTCCTTCCCAACTGGAATAGCAATTCCCAGTGAAGGGCAGAACTCCATACCGACAGCTTTCACAGCATCGAATAGATCCTGATCTTCTCTACCCTCGCCGGCTGCCGCCATCCAATTAGCCGAGAGTTTTATGTCGCTCAATGATTCAATCGATGTGCCTGCTAAATTCGTAATAGCCTCACCAATCGCCATTCGCGCCGATGCTGAGGCGCTAATAATCGCCAAAGGCGTTCGCTCTCCAATGGCCATCGCTTCTCCGCGCAGTTGATCGAAGGAACTTAATGTCACCGCGCAATCGGCAACAGGTACTTGCCATGGGCCGACCATCTGGTCTTGCACCACCATGCCACCGACACTACGATCTCCAATGGTTATCAAGAAATTCTTCGAGGCAACCGTTGGAAGACGAAGTAATCGCTCCAATGCATCTTTGAGGTCGATACCTGAGGTATCAAAATCGGCAGTCTTACCTTCGACGCGTACAAATGAACGTTCCATCCGCGGAGGCTTCCCGAACAGCAACTGCATCGGTAAATCAATCGCTTTCTCATTACTGTCTTCGAGCTCTAAGTATTCCTCTCTCTTTGCGTGCCCCACAACAGCGAAGGGGCACCGCTCTCGCCGACAGATGGCTTCAAATGAAGCTAAGTTCTCCGGTGCAATTGCAAGCACGTATCGTTCCTGAGCTTCATTGCACCATATCTCCAATGGACTTAGCCCGTCTTCGCCCAGCGGAATCGCATTTAAGGCAAACGTGCCGCCACATCCGCCATCTTTAATCAGCTCTGGAAAAGCATTCGAAAGACCACCCGCGCCAACATCATGAATGAAAGCAATCGGGTTAGCATCACCCATTTGCCAGCAACGATCGATAACCTCTTGGGCGCGACGCTCCATCTCGGCGTTATCCCGCTGAACTGAAGCAAAATGAAGTTCTGTGTTCATTCCTCCCATGTCACTGGAAGCAGCGCCTCCACCCAGACCAATCAACATGGCAGGGCCACCTAAGGCGAGCAGTGCGTATCCCGGAAACATCGCGCCCTTTTCAACGTGATCCGCACGAATGTTACCTAGCCCACCCGCCAGCATGATCGGCTTGTGATAACCATAGTTCACGCCTCCGCTTTGCTGCTCATAGGTGCGGAAGTAACCGCATAGGTTTGGCCTTCCGAACTCGTTATTAAATGCAGCCGCACCCAACGGGCCTTCGATCATAATCTCAAGCGCAGATGCTATGTGCGCAGGTCTGCCGATAGTCTGCTCCCACGGCTGCGGAGCTTGAGGTAATAGCAGGTTGGAGACGGTGAAACCGCATAAACCTGCCTTCGGCTTCCCTCCTCTTCCCGTCGCGCCTTCATCTCGAATCTCCCCGCCCGCACCTGTGGCTGCACCGGGCCATGGAGAGATCGCTGTCGGATGATTGTGCGTCTCTACTTTGAGCAGAATATCTATCTCTTCCTCATGTGAGCGATAGACGCCATCGACATCAGGGAAATAGCGGCCACCTTGCCATCCACGGATCACCGCCGCATTATCGCGATACGCCGAAAGCACGTTTTCGCTCGAATGTGCATAGGTGTTGCGAATCATCTGGAAAAGAGAATGCGGCTGTGCGACACCATCGATCGTCCATGTTGCATTGAAAATCTTATGACGGCAGTGTTCACTGTTAGCCTGCGCAAACATATAGAGTTCCACATCGGTAGGGTTTCGCCCAAGCCGAGAAAACTCTTCTACGAGATATTCGATTTCATCTTCTGCCAGCGAAAGCCCGAGTTGACGATCAGCTTCCCTGATCGCCGCCGCTCCGTATTCAAGCACCTTAATATGTACAAGCTTTTTAGGTACACGCGGGGCAAACAGAGTAACCAGCTCTTCAACACCTTCGAAAAAGACACTCTCCGTCATACGGTCATACAAAGCAACCGACGAAGCTGTCAGATCTCGAGCATTCGTCACGCAGATCTCTCGAGCACGCTCTACACGTGAGATACCTGCGAAGCCAGTGTTATGCAGAATTTCCGTAGCCTTGCTGGACCATGGCGACCGAGTACCGACACGCGGCCCAATCCACAGCTTCGCTCCCGGACTGGCGACAGGAGCTTCTCTAGTTACCTCAAGTAGATCTTCCAGTCGAGATTCATCAACGATCTCATCTTTACTCGCAAGTTGGAGTAAGTAGATATAAGAACTCGATACTATACGCGCTTCGTCATCGATATTTCGAAGTCGAGATGTTAGCCGTTCAAGTTCGAACGGGGTCATCGCCGCTTGTCCGCGCAGAATGCGAACTACAGGGCTAGATATGTGCTGCAAGGTTTCTTGAGATATGACTGGCGACATCTTCCGTCTGCTTGGCTGTGTCGTTGCGCTGGCGTTCCAGCAGGTTCAAGTATTCCTCGGTGATGTCTCCTGTCACGTAGACACCATCGAAGACGGAGGTATCAAAATGCGAAAGCCCAGGACACGCCTCGGTGATAGCGCTCTTGAGATCGTCTAGATCTTGAAAGATCAACTCATCTGCGCCGATCTCACGTGCGAGTTGAGGCACATCTTTGCCGGTTGCGATCAATTCCGATCTTGCGGGCATGTCTATACCGTATACGTTCGGAAATCGAACTGGCGGCGCTGCCGAACAAACGTAGACCTTCTTGGCCCCCTGCTCGCGGACCATCGCGATGATCTCTTTGATGGTCGTGCCCCGCACAATTGAATCGTCGACCAGCATCACATTCTTGCCTTTGAACGCCTGCGGTATGGGGTTCAATTTCCGGCGAATCGACTGCTTGCGCATAGCTTGGCCTGGCATGATAAACGTCCGGCCTACATAGCGGTTTCTTACAAGTGCGTCGCGGTACGGCAAGTTCAGGCGAGTTGCAATCTCCTGAGCGGCGATTCTACTCGTCGAAGGAATAGGGATCACCACATCAATCGGAAGATGTGCCCACTCACGCTGAATCTTAGCGGCAAGCTTCGTGCCCATGTTGATGCGGCATTGGTATACCGAAGCTCCATCCAAAACAGAGTCCGGTCTGGCAAGGTAAACGAATTCAAAGAGACAGGGTGCCTTCTCGTGTGCCAGAAGACTCACGTGGCGGTGGACTTCACCTTCCATATCAATGAAGATGACCTCACCAGGTTCGAGGTCATGGTGAAGATCGAACCCACTTACCTGGAGAGCTACACTCTCGGACGCAATCATGTACTCCATGGAACGCCCCAGATCGCGAAAGCTCCCCGTATCGCGTGTTCCAAAGATCAGAGGGCGAATTCCATGCAGATCGCGAAAGGCCACCATCCCTACTCCTGCGATCATCGAGACGACGGCATACCCGCCCTTGCATCGCCGATGGACCTCTTCCACTGCGGCAAAGACATCGAACTCATTGGGATGTACAGCTCCGCGTCGCGCCATCGCATGGGCGAACACATTCAACATGACCTCGGAGTCGGAGTTTGTGTTCAGGTGCCGCATGTCCGTCTCGAACAAGCCATCCACGATCTCCGAGACGTTCGTCAGGTTCCCGTTATGCGCAAACACTATTCCATAAGGGGAGTTCACATAAAACGGTTGAGCTTCGGCGACGGAGGAACAACCGGCGGTGGGATAACGCACGTGACCGATCCCGTTGTTTCCGAGCAGACGGGCCATGTTCGTCGCGTCGAACACATCGGTAATCAGCCCTTCCGCTTTCTCCAGGTAAAACTTCCCCTGATAGCAGGTAGCAATGCCAGCGGCATCCTGCCCGCGGTGCTGCAGCATGGAGAGTGAATCATAGATTACCTGGCTGACCGGACTATGTCCGAAGACGCCAACGATGCCGCACATAGGTCCTCACTGCCGTTCGGTCACTGGGTAGAAGGGTAGTTCGCGCGCAAAAGTTACAAGACTATTATCGCCGAGAATCGTGAGGAAAATCGACCGTTTACCGGCAACCGGGCAGATCGCTGATCTTGGCCCAACAAAGCCGGGCGTAGACTGTTGGAACGATGCGACGCCTGCTGAGTTTTGTCTTGCTGCTGATCTTCGGTCTCCCGACCGTTGCGGCGGCACTCGGCGGCTCCTCTGATCCTGACTCTCTTCTGCCTGCGTGCTGTCGCCGGAATGGCGCCCACCACTGCATGATGTCTCAAGCAGAGATCGACGCACTTCTGCATGGAACGCACTTTACCAGTCTACGCAGCAAGTGCCCGTACTACCCCACCGCGGCTACTCCCTTGCAGCACCAGCAACTGGCATTTCGGGCGAACGGGGCCATCTCCGTCAGCCTGATCTCAATGCCTGTTCGTATCGGCCA carries:
- the purF gene encoding amidophosphoribosyltransferase; amino-acid sequence: MCGIVGVFGHSPVSQVIYDSLSMLQHRGQDAAGIATCYQGKFYLEKAEGLITDVFDATNMARLLGNNGIGHVRYPTAGCSSVAEAQPFYVNSPYGIVFAHNGNLTNVSEIVDGLFETDMRHLNTNSDSEVMLNVFAHAMARRGAVHPNEFDVFAAVEEVHRRCKGGYAVVSMIAGVGMVAFRDLHGIRPLIFGTRDTGSFRDLGRSMEYMIASESVALQVSGFDLHHDLEPGEVIFIDMEGEVHRHVSLLAHEKAPCLFEFVYLARPDSVLDGASVYQCRINMGTKLAAKIQREWAHLPIDVVIPIPSTSRIAAQEIATRLNLPYRDALVRNRYVGRTFIMPGQAMRKQSIRRKLNPIPQAFKGKNVMLVDDSIVRGTTIKEIIAMVREQGAKKVYVCSAAPPVRFPNVYGIDMPARSELIATGKDVPQLAREIGADELIFQDLDDLKSAITEACPGLSHFDTSVFDGVYVTGDITEEYLNLLERQRNDTAKQTEDVASHISRNLAAHI
- the purL gene encoding phosphoribosylformylglycinamidine synthase; translation: MSPVISQETLQHISSPVVRILRGQAAMTPFELERLTSRLRNIDDEARIVSSSYIYLLQLASKDEIVDESRLEDLLEVTREAPVASPGAKLWIGPRVGTRSPWSSKATEILHNTGFAGISRVERAREICVTNARDLTASSVALYDRMTESVFFEGVEELVTLFAPRVPKKLVHIKVLEYGAAAIREADRQLGLSLAEDEIEYLVEEFSRLGRNPTDVELYMFAQANSEHCRHKIFNATWTIDGVAQPHSLFQMIRNTYAHSSENVLSAYRDNAAVIRGWQGGRYFPDVDGVYRSHEEEIDILLKVETHNHPTAISPWPGAATGAGGEIRDEGATGRGGKPKAGLCGFTVSNLLLPQAPQPWEQTIGRPAHIASALEIMIEGPLGAAAFNNEFGRPNLCGYFRTYEQQSGGVNYGYHKPIMLAGGLGNIRADHVEKGAMFPGYALLALGGPAMLIGLGGGAASSDMGGMNTELHFASVQRDNAEMERRAQEVIDRCWQMGDANPIAFIHDVGAGGLSNAFPELIKDGGCGGTFALNAIPLGEDGLSPLEIWCNEAQERYVLAIAPENLASFEAICRRERCPFAVVGHAKREEYLELEDSNEKAIDLPMQLLFGKPPRMERSFVRVEGKTADFDTSGIDLKDALERLLRLPTVASKNFLITIGDRSVGGMVVQDQMVGPWQVPVADCAVTLSSFDQLRGEAMAIGERTPLAIISASASARMAIGEAITNLAGTSIESLSDIKLSANWMAAAGEGREDQDLFDAVKAVGMEFCPSLGIAIPVGKDSMSMRMRWQEGGAHKQVISPLSLVVSGFAPVSDVTKTLTPVLEPIESALLLIDLGEGRNRLGGSCLAQVYGQVGGECPDAPNPSMLKSFFDRLQRLNREGRLLAYHDRSDGGLLVTLLEMAFAGQMGLEIFVPDDVVPNLFSEELGAVVQVRNSDRDDIENELREAGLRVSCVARVVSTDNISISIDREKEGKDQKLYTEALSKLQKLWSETSFHIANLRDNPKCAAQEFALLGDANRPGLSLTAPFDLSERVCAPFIHFGRPHVAILREQGVNGQVEMAAAFDRAGFTAIDVHMSDLIEGRYRLNDFVGLAACGGFSYGDVLGAGSGWAKTILFNERLKTMFADFFMRGNTFSLGVCNGCQMMSQLSSIIPGAESWPRFGRNVSSRFEARLCMVEVQQSTSLFLDGMKGARVPIIVAHGEGYVDAISENAQVGIRYIDNSGVVTERYPLNPNGSVAGVAGVTSADGRALILMPHPERIALGVQHTWTRKVKHSPWQRIFDNARKWIG
- the purM gene encoding phosphoribosylformylglycinamidine cyclo-ligase; amino-acid sequence: MTLKVDYRSAGVDIEAGNEAVRRMKSHVKKTHSQAVLTGLGSFGALFSLRDALADIEEPVMVQSTDGVGTKTKVTVMAGRYEALGQDLVAAVAGDIAVMGARPLTFLDYLGLHKVEPEIVESLIRGMSDACADAGIALVGGETAEMPSVYAPDELDVVGFVTGIVDRKKLIDGADICAGDVLYAINSSGLHTNGFSLARKLVFDLAQHAIDDKPVELAGVSIADALLEPHINYVAPVRALLDAGLPIRGMAHITGGGLVENIPRIIREGLYCTVDRATWTPQPVFSWMQQLGQVEDSEMYRTFNMGVGLVLIAPHGLLGDITSVLRPFPKLKVWELGRVNEGTGGVRFE